One window from the genome of Pseudoalteromonas sp. '520P1 No. 423' encodes:
- a CDS encoding cytochrome c5 family protein, translating to MKKLSTALLILLATSVNAQKNTEMTDEAIKNRLAPIGGIYLAGAAPVVAAPTGPRTGQQVFQNSCIGCHGTGAMGAPKTAADWAPRIAKGSDVLLNHAINGFNSMPPKGTCMDCSDDEIKAAIDFMIK from the coding sequence ATGAAAAAACTATCAACGGCGCTACTTATCTTATTAGCAACATCAGTTAACGCACAAAAAAATACTGAGATGACTGACGAAGCAATTAAAAATCGTCTTGCTCCAATCGGTGGTATTTACTTAGCAGGCGCAGCACCAGTAGTAGCTGCACCAACAGGTCCTCGTACTGGCCAGCAAGTTTTTCAAAATTCATGTATTGGTTGTCACGGCACTGGCGCTATGGGTGCACCTAAAACAGCTGCTGATTGGGCTCCTCGTATCGCTAAAGGTTCAGATGTATTATTAAACCATGCTATCAATGGTTTTAATTCTATGCCGCCTAAAGGAACATGTATGGATTGTTCTGATGATGAGATTAAAGCTGCTATCGACTTTATGATTAAGTAA
- a CDS encoding DUF2489 domain-containing protein encodes MSTFWIIAFIVGALIVAALAFYAGTLLRQVKDQNTKITEHKAKLKAQQAQKNTKLADSINLIAKAMKEKQCEYSEGCLRVWVLMSQYVFESESNIESQYPAILKMYDVVKDMPTHDARKKYSKKEIFKMDSARWKAEKDLEDEIQKDLEKVVLQFKADPNAKTITL; translated from the coding sequence GTGAGCACCTTTTGGATAATTGCTTTTATTGTTGGTGCATTGATAGTTGCCGCCTTAGCATTTTATGCCGGCACTTTACTGAGACAAGTAAAAGATCAAAACACCAAAATCACTGAGCATAAGGCAAAACTAAAAGCGCAACAAGCACAGAAGAATACCAAGCTTGCTGATAGCATTAACTTGATTGCTAAAGCAATGAAAGAAAAGCAATGTGAGTATTCTGAAGGCTGTTTAAGAGTATGGGTATTAATGTCTCAATATGTTTTTGAAAGTGAAAGCAATATTGAGTCCCAATACCCCGCTATTTTAAAAATGTATGATGTGGTTAAAGATATGCCAACACATGATGCACGTAAAAAGTACTCTAAAAAAGAGATCTTTAAAATGGACTCGGCACGCTGGAAAGCTGAAAAAGATCTTGAAGATGAGATCCAAAAAGATCTTGAAAAAGTGGTATTACAGTTTAAAGCTGATCCAAATGCTAAAACCATCACTTTATAG
- a CDS encoding AraC family transcriptional regulator, whose protein sequence is MITEFLNNKKTEPKVLVENKISFNGPQSQLSIYDTFEPAQKVQLKSDQPLFCAMISGKKVMHSDDDYHSDFFPHESFVMAPNQTVEIDFPIAQLAQPTRCLAIEISSERIAQVAEQLNYKQYKFQEFGHWRYKPQIVHTHHNAQTQALLQRMTHIYSENHQDRSFMIDLAVNELTIRLLRQQSRELMMSFCMHQSDFSGMTTAISYIEDHLADNIEIEYLCKLACMSRTKFFNEFKQNLGCTPLAFQQQQRLRKAYNLIKSGRQITQVCFELGFTSCSHFSRVFKQFYGTSPKAFQNKQ, encoded by the coding sequence ATGATCACCGAATTTCTTAATAATAAAAAAACTGAACCTAAGGTTTTGGTTGAAAATAAAATAAGCTTTAATGGACCCCAATCACAACTGAGTATTTACGATACATTTGAACCTGCACAAAAAGTACAGCTAAAGTCAGATCAACCGCTGTTTTGTGCGATGATCAGCGGTAAAAAAGTCATGCATAGCGATGATGACTATCATAGTGATTTTTTCCCGCATGAATCTTTTGTGATGGCACCTAATCAAACAGTTGAAATTGATTTTCCTATTGCACAATTGGCACAACCAACACGTTGTCTAGCTATTGAAATATCATCAGAGCGCATTGCTCAAGTAGCTGAACAGCTCAATTACAAACAGTATAAATTTCAAGAGTTTGGCCATTGGCGATATAAACCACAAATAGTGCATACACATCACAATGCACAAACTCAGGCGCTCTTACAGAGAATGACGCATATATATAGCGAAAATCATCAAGATCGCAGCTTTATGATAGATTTAGCAGTAAATGAACTGACGATAAGATTATTGAGGCAGCAAAGTAGAGAACTCATGATGTCATTTTGTATGCATCAGTCTGACTTTAGCGGTATGACAACAGCGATTAGTTACATAGAAGATCATTTAGCAGACAATATTGAAATAGAGTATCTATGCAAACTAGCTTGTATGAGTCGAACAAAGTTTTTTAACGAATTTAAGCAGAACTTAGGCTGTACACCATTGGCATTTCAACAACAGCAACGCCTTAGAAAAGCTTATAATTTAATTAAATCTGGTAGACAAATCACCCAAGTTTGCTTTGAACTGGGCTTTACCAGTTGCAGTCATTTCAGTCGTGTATTTAAACAGTTTTACGGTACTAGCCCGAAAGCATTTCAAAATAAGCAATAA
- the hemN gene encoding oxygen-independent coproporphyrinogen III oxidase, with translation MKNLIEWDDSLIKKYNISGPRYTSYPTALSFEEGYSESEVVKAVKTTDNNKLSLYIHIPFCKQLCYYCGCNKIITRHQHKADLYLDYLEKEAASQSQLYQSYTVEQMHLGGGTPTFLTIEQMTRLIGILEKNFTFESNAEKGIEIDPRSLADGMLKQLRCLGFNRVSFGIQDFDDEVQKAVNREQCADNVADLVVEARELGFKSVNTDMIYGLPLQTEESFAKTIDRLIALSPDRVSVFNYAHIPDLFAAQRKIKDDQLPTAAQKLQMFKNSIKQMNDAGYILIGMDHFAKKDDSLAIAQQKGILHRNFQGYSIHGDCDLLGLGVSSISQVGRSIFQNPKDVKEYYKAVDLGSVPVCKGLTLTQDDVIRAAVIRQLICHFELDMNVINKEFDIDFKDYFADSLESLSGLVADKMVEITDDHIQVTSKGLLFIRIICMSFDAHLKSQAKLKRFSRVI, from the coding sequence ATGAAAAACTTAATTGAATGGGACGATTCCCTGATAAAAAAATATAATATCTCAGGCCCGAGATATACATCATATCCAACAGCATTATCATTTGAAGAAGGTTATAGCGAATCTGAAGTCGTAAAAGCCGTTAAGACCACTGATAATAATAAGCTGTCTCTTTATATACATATTCCTTTTTGTAAGCAGCTTTGTTACTACTGTGGTTGTAATAAGATAATTACTCGCCATCAGCATAAAGCAGATCTCTATCTTGATTATTTAGAAAAAGAAGCGGCATCTCAGTCACAGTTATATCAATCTTATACTGTTGAACAAATGCATTTGGGTGGCGGTACACCGACGTTTTTAACTATTGAACAAATGACACGTCTGATTGGCATTTTAGAAAAAAACTTTACCTTTGAATCTAATGCAGAAAAAGGCATAGAAATAGATCCAAGATCATTAGCTGATGGCATGTTAAAGCAGTTAAGATGCTTAGGCTTTAATCGTGTTTCGTTTGGTATTCAAGATTTTGATGATGAAGTACAAAAAGCGGTTAATCGTGAGCAATGTGCTGATAACGTTGCAGACCTGGTCGTAGAAGCAAGAGAGCTCGGTTTTAAATCTGTTAATACAGATATGATTTACGGATTACCATTGCAAACAGAAGAAAGCTTTGCAAAAACAATTGATCGCTTAATTGCTTTATCTCCTGATCGCGTTTCAGTATTTAACTATGCACATATTCCAGATTTATTTGCAGCACAACGTAAGATCAAAGATGATCAATTACCAACTGCCGCACAAAAACTGCAAATGTTTAAAAATAGCATCAAACAAATGAATGATGCAGGATATATTTTAATAGGCATGGATCACTTTGCTAAAAAAGATGATTCACTTGCGATCGCACAACAAAAAGGCATATTACATCGTAACTTTCAGGGATATTCAATTCATGGAGACTGTGATTTATTAGGTTTAGGTGTGTCTAGTATCTCTCAAGTAGGGCGTAGTATTTTTCAGAATCCAAAAGATGTGAAAGAATATTATAAAGCAGTTGATTTAGGCTCTGTACCTGTATGTAAAGGCTTAACACTAACACAAGATGATGTGATAAGAGCGGCGGTAATTCGCCAGCTTATTTGTCATTTTGAATTAGATATGAATGTGATTAATAAAGAGTTTGATATTGACTTTAAAGACTACTTTGCAGATTCTCTGGAATCATTATCAGGCTTAGTTGCTGATAAAATGGTAGAGATCACAGATGATCATATTCAGGTGACATCAAAAGGTTTGTTATTTATTCGCATAATTTGTATGAGTTTTGATGCGCATTTAAAAAGCCAAGCAAAACTGAAAAGGTTTTCTCGGGTGATATAA
- the yihI gene encoding Der GTPase-activating protein YihI, translating to MSRQKKSRKGPSQSTGKMRLSKEKLQEERALKNFRPKKPKGNKPGTRNAIDETVNSGVTNQNVKKPKGMGSKKPIDLTPGNKPSVVIKPEPVMNRNLKPAAELKKAPEVVLAPEQELEQLENDQRLLDLIDRHEAGELLTGKDAKYFNTKVERHQALCELLGLDDEEDEFDAPEESKIDQYLSNDLANEWMDEDE from the coding sequence ATGAGCAGACAAAAAAAATCACGCAAAGGACCTAGTCAAAGCACAGGTAAAATGCGTTTAAGTAAAGAAAAGTTACAAGAAGAAAGAGCATTAAAGAACTTCCGTCCTAAAAAGCCTAAGGGTAATAAACCGGGAACACGTAATGCGATTGATGAAACTGTAAATAGCGGTGTTACAAACCAGAATGTTAAAAAGCCTAAAGGCATGGGTAGTAAAAAACCTATTGATTTAACACCAGGTAACAAGCCAAGTGTTGTAATTAAGCCTGAGCCTGTAATGAATCGTAATTTAAAACCTGCTGCAGAACTTAAGAAAGCACCTGAAGTGGTACTTGCTCCTGAGCAAGAATTAGAGCAGTTAGAAAATGATCAAAGATTATTAGACTTAATCGACCGTCATGAAGCTGGTGAGCTGTTAACTGGTAAAGATGCTAAATACTTTAATACTAAAGTAGAACGTCATCAGGCGTTATGTGAGTTACTAGGCTTAGATGATGAAGAAGATGAGTTTGATGCACCAGAAGAAAGTAAGATAGATCAGTATTTATCAAATGATCTAGCGAATGAATGGATGGATGAGGACGAATAG
- a CDS encoding aldehyde dehydrogenase family protein: MIYSAPGTEDAVMSFKPRYQNFIGGQWVEPQDGQYFDNLSPVNGKKICEIPRSNEKDIELALDAAHKAKEAWGASSVTVRSNTLLKIADRLEQNLTLLAVAETWDNGKAVRETLAADIPLAVDHFRYFAGCLRAQEGSIGDIDENTVSYHFHEPLGVVGQIIPWNFPILMAAWKLAPALAAGNCIVLKPAEQTPASILVLMELIEDILPAGVLNIVNGYGAEAGQALATSTRIAKIAFTGSTPVGSHILKCAAENIIPSTVELGGKSPNIFFPDVMDHEDDYLSKCVEGVVLAYFNQGEVCTCPSRLLVHEDIYEQFVAKIIERTKLIKRGNPLDTDTMVGAQASQEQFEKILQYIDIGKEEGAELLIGGDIEQLNNEYSNGYYIQPTLLKGNNKMRIFQEEIFGPVISVTTFKTEAEALAIANDSEFGLGAGVWSRDMNVAYRMGRKIQAGRVWTNCYHMYPAHAAFGGYKKSGVGRETHKVALEHYQQTKNLLVSYDTSPLGFF; this comes from the coding sequence ATGATCTACTCAGCACCTGGAACTGAAGATGCAGTAATGAGCTTTAAACCTAGGTATCAAAACTTTATAGGTGGTCAATGGGTTGAGCCACAAGACGGACAATATTTTGATAACTTAAGTCCAGTAAATGGCAAGAAGATCTGTGAAATCCCAAGATCTAATGAAAAAGATATTGAACTGGCACTTGATGCCGCACATAAAGCCAAAGAGGCTTGGGGGGCAAGCTCTGTTACGGTACGTTCAAATACATTACTTAAAATAGCCGATCGTTTGGAGCAAAACTTAACCTTATTAGCAGTTGCTGAAACTTGGGATAATGGTAAAGCAGTACGAGAAACTTTAGCTGCTGATATTCCATTGGCTGTAGATCATTTTAGATACTTTGCTGGCTGTTTACGTGCACAAGAAGGCAGTATCGGTGATATTGACGAAAATACTGTGTCGTATCATTTTCATGAGCCGTTAGGCGTTGTTGGTCAAATCATTCCTTGGAATTTTCCTATTCTGATGGCAGCGTGGAAGTTAGCGCCAGCACTCGCTGCGGGTAACTGTATTGTATTAAAACCAGCGGAACAAACACCTGCTTCTATATTGGTTTTAATGGAGTTAATTGAAGATATATTACCAGCAGGCGTACTTAATATCGTAAATGGCTATGGTGCAGAAGCGGGTCAAGCACTGGCAACCAGCACACGCATCGCTAAAATTGCATTTACGGGTTCTACACCAGTTGGCTCACATATTTTAAAATGTGCAGCTGAAAATATTATTCCTTCTACGGTGGAGCTTGGCGGTAAATCTCCAAATATCTTTTTCCCTGATGTGATGGATCATGAAGATGATTATTTAAGTAAATGTGTTGAAGGCGTAGTACTTGCTTACTTTAATCAAGGGGAGGTATGTACATGTCCTTCTCGCTTACTGGTGCATGAAGATATTTATGAACAATTTGTCGCTAAAATCATCGAACGTACTAAATTAATCAAACGTGGCAATCCATTAGATACAGATACTATGGTAGGTGCTCAAGCTTCTCAAGAGCAATTTGAGAAAATACTACAATATATAGATATAGGCAAAGAAGAGGGCGCTGAATTGCTCATTGGCGGTGATATTGAGCAATTGAATAACGAATACTCAAATGGATATTATATTCAACCTACTTTGCTTAAAGGCAATAATAAAATGCGTATTTTCCAAGAAGAAATTTTTGGACCAGTGATTTCTGTGACGACATTTAAAACAGAGGCAGAAGCGTTAGCGATTGCCAATGATTCTGAGTTTGGTTTAGGTGCAGGGGTATGGAGTCGAGATATGAATGTGGCATATCGTATGGGTCGTAAAATTCAAGCCGGGCGTGTTTGGACAAACTGTTATCACATGTATCCTGCACATGCTGCTTTTGGTGGTTATAAAAAATCAGGAGTAGGGCGTGAAACGCATAAAGTGGCACTAGAGCATTATCAACAAACCAAAAACTTATTGGTCAGCTATGATACTAGCCCGCTAGGCTTTTTCTAA
- a CDS encoding ABC-three component system middle component 6, producing MIINNASGPQKSLYVIGAYILKTMKELGEFSVEPIHLFNEVNKSNELSISISYFHFGLDWLYLIDAIDLDEYGNLILCN from the coding sequence ATGATTATTAATAATGCATCTGGGCCTCAAAAAAGCCTTTATGTTATTGGAGCTTATATTTTAAAGACAATGAAGGAACTTGGAGAATTTTCAGTTGAGCCTATACACCTATTTAATGAAGTAAACAAATCAAATGAGCTTAGTATTTCTATTAGTTATTTTCACTTTGGCCTTGATTGGCTGTATTTAATAGATGCTATAGACTTGGATGAATATGGAAATTTAATATTATGCAATTAG
- a CDS encoding site-specific integrase, whose protein sequence is MLIDITRILNYRCGRLVKSYYFRAKCNGKDIKRKLGEVGEITVAMAKVLADTMLRELKHGDGKLDIAQQHKPSKYLTINDIFELYKLNVLDYRKTIAGRTHALEVAYNTHVRGLIGECFVAEVSKKFARDFLKETEVKRYSTHNKVVSVLKAAFNYAMDYEEHLSISVNPFDRIKKMQGVVRNRYLTYEEAGRLLDALKMVTDQDAADIYRIALFTGARLSNVKTMQWTDLNLSSATWLIPATLTKTRQHYKIPLHHAVLDILSARHSRCGSGLFVFPARNKSKYGYITGGDRVWKEAITLAGLYHENPNIRPRPHDLRRTFATWQIQSGADISVVSKALCHTSLKHTIIYAHTNVEQVRSAIDDAFNRVNI, encoded by the coding sequence ATGCTGATCGACATCACTCGCATCTTAAATTACAGGTGCGGCCGTCTGGTAAAAAGCTATTATTTTCGAGCCAAATGCAATGGTAAAGATATTAAGCGTAAGCTTGGGGAAGTTGGTGAAATAACGGTAGCAATGGCAAAGGTACTTGCAGATACAATGCTGCGAGAGTTAAAGCATGGCGATGGTAAGCTTGATATAGCTCAACAACATAAACCCAGTAAGTACCTTACAATTAATGACATATTTGAACTGTATAAGTTAAATGTACTTGATTACCGTAAAACAATAGCTGGTCGTACTCATGCTTTAGAAGTTGCATATAATACTCATGTTAGAGGTCTAATTGGAGAATGTTTTGTTGCAGAGGTATCTAAAAAGTTCGCTCGTGATTTTCTTAAAGAGACAGAAGTAAAGAGGTATAGCACGCACAACAAAGTCGTGAGTGTTTTGAAAGCAGCTTTCAACTACGCCATGGATTATGAAGAGCACTTGAGCATTTCAGTTAACCCCTTTGACCGAATAAAGAAAATGCAAGGCGTTGTTCGTAATCGGTATTTGACTTATGAAGAAGCTGGGCGCTTACTGGATGCGCTAAAAATGGTTACTGATCAAGATGCCGCAGACATTTATCGAATAGCGCTGTTTACTGGTGCTAGGCTTTCTAATGTAAAGACGATGCAATGGACTGACTTAAACCTCTCGTCTGCAACTTGGTTAATCCCAGCGACGCTGACAAAGACTCGTCAGCATTATAAAATCCCATTACATCATGCGGTGCTTGATATTTTAAGTGCTAGACATTCTCGGTGCGGCTCTGGACTGTTTGTTTTTCCTGCTCGCAATAAATCGAAATATGGCTATATCACGGGTGGCGATAGAGTATGGAAAGAAGCAATCACGCTAGCTGGGTTATATCATGAAAATCCAAATATTCGCCCTCGTCCTCATGACTTGAGGCGTACGTTTGCAACTTGGCAGATCCAATCAGGGGCTGATATTAGTGTGGTATCAAAAGCACTATGTCACACTTCACTTAAACATACGATTATTTATGCGCATACAAATGTGGAGCAAGTGAGAAGTGCGATTGATGATGCTTTTAATAGAGTGAATATTTAA
- the polA gene encoding DNA polymerase I, whose translation MAQIPENPLILVDGSSYLFRAYHSPPHFVNSKGEPTGAIYGVVNMLKSLVKQFDPSHVGVIFDAKGKTFRNDMYSDYKSNRPSMPDDLRCQIEPLHKIIKAMGFPLISIGGVEADDVIGTYARIATENKRDVLISTGDKDMAQLVNEHVTLINTMTDEVLDSDAVVEKFGVAPDRIIDYLSLMGDKVDNIPGVEGCGPKTAVKWIEKYDTLTGVIDNAKSIKGKIGEKLAAAIPHLPMSYELATIKLDVELDEDLESLKIVDPDKDLLIQYYAELEFRRWLNELLKNKPAKKKAKKSVKTEAVESIEEAPAEVPSVDADYTTILTEEALDIWIEKLNASELFALDTETTSLDYMQADLVGMSFAVKAGEAAYLPLAHDYLDAPEQLSKELVFKKLGPILADENKAKVGQNLKYDKSVLARAGYELNGIAFDTMLESYTLNSVATKHNMDALASKFLNHTTISFEDIAGKGKKQLTFNQISLEQAAPYAAEDADITLRLHQEIWPQLDSDTSLKSVFTDIELPLLSVLSDIERTGVKIDSQMLTAQSQQLGERLIELEKEAHDLAEEPFNLSSPKQLQAILFEKMQLPVIKKTPKGAASTAEEVLKELALTYPLPKIIMEYRGLSKLKSTYTDKLPLMVSEESGRVHTSYHQAITATGRLSSTDPNLQNIPIRTQEGRRIRQAFIADEGHKIMAADYSQIELRIMAHLSQDKGLLTAFASGKDVHSATASEVFSVPLDEVTTDMRRKAKAVNFGLIYGMSAFGLANQLDIPRSEAQHYMDTYFERFPGVLTYMETTREKATEQGYVETLFGRRLYLPDITKNGPRKKAAERAAINAPMQGTAADIIKKAMLIVHQWVKQQPKDTIKILMQVHDELVFEIKEDCLEAYTTKICELMSQAAKLDVPLIADSDFGNNWDQAH comes from the coding sequence ATGGCTCAGATCCCAGAAAATCCGCTTATTCTAGTTGATGGCTCTTCTTATCTTTTTCGGGCATATCATTCACCACCGCATTTTGTTAATTCTAAAGGTGAACCTACTGGTGCCATTTATGGCGTAGTTAATATGCTAAAAAGTTTGGTAAAGCAGTTTGATCCAAGTCATGTAGGAGTGATCTTTGATGCAAAAGGCAAAACTTTTCGTAATGATATGTACTCTGACTATAAATCGAATCGTCCGTCTATGCCTGACGATTTACGTTGCCAAATAGAGCCTTTACATAAAATAATAAAAGCCATGGGTTTTCCGCTGATCAGTATTGGCGGAGTTGAAGCCGATGATGTGATAGGTACTTATGCACGTATTGCGACAGAAAACAAACGCGATGTATTAATTTCAACTGGCGATAAAGATATGGCTCAGTTAGTTAATGAGCACGTCACTTTAATTAATACTATGACAGACGAAGTATTAGATTCAGATGCTGTAGTGGAAAAGTTTGGTGTTGCGCCGGATCGCATCATAGATTACCTCTCATTAATGGGCGATAAAGTTGATAATATTCCTGGCGTAGAGGGCTGTGGTCCTAAAACAGCAGTTAAATGGATTGAAAAATACGATACATTGACGGGTGTGATTGATAACGCTAAATCAATTAAGGGTAAAATTGGTGAAAAGCTAGCAGCTGCTATCCCACATTTACCAATGAGCTATGAACTAGCCACAATCAAACTTGATGTTGAATTAGATGAAGATCTTGAAAGCTTAAAGATTGTTGATCCAGATAAAGATCTGTTGATCCAATATTATGCTGAATTGGAATTTAGACGTTGGCTCAATGAGTTATTAAAAAATAAACCAGCGAAGAAAAAAGCAAAAAAATCAGTTAAAACTGAAGCTGTTGAATCAATTGAAGAAGCACCAGCTGAAGTACCTAGCGTTGACGCAGACTATACAACAATTTTAACTGAAGAAGCGTTAGATATTTGGATAGAAAAGCTCAATGCGAGCGAACTATTTGCATTAGATACTGAAACAACCAGCTTAGATTATATGCAGGCTGATTTAGTTGGAATGAGCTTTGCCGTAAAAGCGGGTGAAGCGGCTTATTTGCCACTTGCACATGATTATTTAGATGCACCTGAGCAATTAAGTAAAGAATTAGTATTTAAAAAATTAGGTCCAATTTTAGCTGATGAAAATAAAGCGAAAGTAGGGCAAAACCTTAAATACGATAAAAGTGTATTAGCGCGTGCGGGTTATGAATTAAATGGTATTGCGTTTGATACTATGTTGGAGTCATACACATTAAATAGTGTGGCAACCAAACATAATATGGATGCCTTAGCATCAAAGTTTCTAAACCATACGACGATTAGTTTTGAAGACATTGCAGGTAAAGGTAAAAAGCAATTAACCTTTAACCAAATTTCATTAGAACAAGCTGCACCTTATGCTGCGGAAGATGCAGATATTACATTACGTTTGCATCAAGAAATTTGGCCTCAACTTGATAGCGATACATCACTTAAAAGTGTATTTACAGATATCGAATTGCCTTTATTAAGTGTGCTATCTGATATTGAAAGAACCGGTGTAAAAATTGATAGTCAAATGCTCACTGCGCAAAGTCAGCAGCTAGGAGAGCGATTGATTGAGCTTGAAAAAGAAGCTCATGATTTAGCCGAAGAGCCTTTTAACTTAAGTTCACCTAAGCAGCTACAAGCGATTTTATTTGAAAAAATGCAATTGCCAGTTATTAAAAAAACCCCTAAAGGTGCGGCTTCTACTGCTGAAGAAGTATTAAAAGAGTTAGCGTTAACTTACCCATTGCCTAAGATAATAATGGAGTATCGTGGTTTATCTAAGTTGAAATCGACTTATACTGATAAATTACCGCTAATGGTGAGTGAGGAGTCTGGACGCGTACATACTTCATATCATCAAGCGATAACAGCAACAGGACGTTTAAGTTCTACCGATCCTAACTTACAAAATATTCCAATTAGAACGCAAGAAGGTCGTCGTATTCGTCAGGCGTTTATTGCTGATGAAGGTCATAAAATAATGGCTGCCGATTACAGCCAAATAGAATTGCGTATTATGGCGCACTTATCACAAGATAAAGGCTTATTAACAGCATTTGCTAGTGGTAAAGATGTACACAGTGCAACTGCATCAGAAGTATTTTCTGTACCACTTGATGAAGTAACAACGGATATGCGTCGTAAAGCGAAAGCAGTTAACTTTGGTTTAATTTATGGCATGTCGGCATTTGGTTTAGCTAATCAGTTAGATATTCCACGTTCTGAAGCACAGCATTATATGGATACTTATTTTGAACGTTTCCCTGGTGTATTAACCTATATGGAAACCACGCGTGAGAAAGCAACAGAACAAGGTTATGTTGAAACCTTATTTGGTAGACGTTTATATTTACCAGATATCACAAAAAATGGCCCTCGTAAGAAAGCGGCCGAACGAGCTGCTATCAACGCGCCTATGCAGGGGACTGCAGCTGATATCATCAAAAAAGCCATGTTAATTGTACATCAATGGGTTAAGCAACAACCTAAAGATACCATTAAAATCTTAATGCAAGTTCACGATGAATTAGTATTTGAAATTAAGGAAGACTGCTTAGAGGCTTACACAACTAAAATTTGTGAGTTGATGTCACAAGCTGCTAAGTTAGATGTACCATTAATTGCAGACTCTGATTTTGGTAATAACTGGGATCAAGCGCATTAG
- the elbB gene encoding isoprenoid biosynthesis glyoxalase ElbB: MKKIAVILSGCGVFDGSEIHEAVLTLLHIEKLGAHYQCFAPNIDQLHVINHLTGEVDKQANRNVLVESARIARGEIKDIKTLDAADFDALVLPGGFGAAKNLCDFAIKGADSTINLDVKNTCKQFSEHKKPAVYICIAPAIIGHIYPKGTLATIGNDADTAEQVNKLGAKHINCAVNDFVYDENAHVISTPAYMLAGSIVEANTSIENAINKLGEVLNSK; this comes from the coding sequence ATGAAAAAAATAGCTGTTATTTTAAGTGGTTGTGGTGTTTTTGATGGTTCAGAAATACATGAAGCCGTTTTAACCTTACTTCATATAGAAAAACTAGGCGCACACTATCAGTGTTTTGCTCCTAATATAGATCAACTGCATGTGATCAATCATTTAACGGGTGAAGTTGATAAACAAGCAAACCGCAATGTATTAGTTGAATCTGCTCGTATCGCACGTGGCGAAATTAAAGATATAAAAACCTTGGATGCTGCTGACTTTGATGCACTAGTACTACCGGGCGGGTTTGGCGCTGCTAAAAATTTATGTGACTTTGCAATAAAAGGTGCTGATTCAACAATTAATCTTGATGTTAAAAATACCTGTAAACAATTCTCAGAACACAAAAAGCCAGCGGTTTATATTTGCATCGCACCTGCGATCATAGGTCATATATATCCTAAAGGCACATTAGCTACGATAGGAAATGATGCAGATACCGCAGAGCAAGTTAATAAATTAGGCGCTAAACATATTAATTGCGCTGTGAATGACTTTGTTTATGATGAAAATGCACACGTGATCAGTACACCTGCATATATGCTTGCAGGGTCGATTGTTGAAGCTAATACCTCGATAGAAAATGCCATTAATAAACTTGGTGAAGTCTTAAATAGTAAATAA